The region AATACAATTCTAATAAGAAgtagaaaatgttactttttcttGCAGTGTTCCTGAAAGCTATAAATACCTTTATTCATATAATTAAATTATTAGACTACTGATCAAACAACTTTATCCCCCCCGATACTGAGCTAATAATAAGCTGTATACTTGGTTCTGAACCAAGCTTCAGAGTAATGGCAGTTGCTGTTGCGGTGCTAGGACCTGAAGACAtcatttattttgtgtgtttcaACATCTCAGGACACTATCTCCTGCAAAGTCTCCATCTTCATCCACTGGATCTATTGCTTCCAGCAGAAAATACCCATACCCGATGCCACCACTTCCTGATGAAGAGAAAAAAGCCAACAGGCAAAGTGCCAGGGTACGTGTCCCTCTTCTCTGTTCATTTCATCAGTGACTTCATTTACTGGCAGTTTTACAAAAGGAAAGCATGGCAGATCAGCATCTTGGAGTAACGGTGAGAGCAGCAGTGGCATTTCCTTTGTACCCTTAACTCCAGAAGCTGCTGAAGGCTGAGCCTGTGGCAGCCTCAGTAGCTGTGTTTACAGATATCCGTGCAGGTTGCTCTTAAACCTGCCCTGAAGGCCAGATTTTACTAGTTGTCTTATTTCAGGCTGGGAGTGTGCCTGGAATGGGGGTGGTGCTGACACAGGTGGCAGCTCTCATTTGTGCTGGGGCGATAGCTGCTTTCCAGCTTTATGGAAAGGTAACTACGTCGCAGTTAAGGAGGACGTGTAGGGCTTGTACCAAGCCCTCACAGACCTGGAGAGACTTTTCTGCCACATGCCCCGAGCCCACCTCGGCCCACCAGGGTAGGCAGGAACCGCTGGAAcatgctgtgggtgctgtggatcgTGATGCTGGGAGAGatttccagctgctgctgaaagatGAAGGTAGCCATTGCTTCCTTTGTATGAATCAGACATAGCAGATATTTGAATGAGCAAAAAAACTCTGAAATTTACTTTAGAAGTTTTACTTGTGGTAGCTTTAGTTCATGTTCCTGATGCAAATGAGATTCCCATCTCTGctctctgtcctttttttccaagacaaaacAGGAGCGGAGCGCTACTGAGAGGACCTGCATGCTGCTACCCCCACATCCTGCCTGGGGCAGAAAGTTGTGCGAGGGGCAGCACAGGGTCTCCCAGGCACATGTGGAGCAGAGCAGCTTGGAGGAAGGGCTGCACTGACGTTTTTcagccctggagctgcctcaGTGCCAGCTCAAACCCCCAGCAGAAATTcatgctgccctgagcagagtTAGGCAGAAGAGAATGGGAAATTACACTAATGTTAGTTAGCATAACTGTAAGGCAAAAGCTGTCTAATACGAAGTTGATGCCACACGGACATTTTTCCTTCAAACTCTCCACACTCCCAGCTGTGGACATTGACTATGCTGGCTGCAAGTCATGCTGAAATGCTTGAGGCTGCTGTCTGTGGTCTGAACAGATACTCACCAGAGGCTGGGAGGAGACCAAGAGCGTAGCCTTCATGATCCAAGTGATGTAGATACAGTTCCCCAAACAAGCTCCTCACACTGTTTGGGTGACAGCTTGTTTTATCTTGGTGCTCAGTGTGTCTTTGtgttccttttccccctctccagCTATGGGAGACGTCCATTTAGCTGCACTCTTTTCCTGGGGTGACATCAGAACTGTTTACTTCGAATTTTATAGAAACTCAGCATCTCTGAGTCATTGCACATTCATCTGCTCTTCAGACAATTTGAAAGATCAACAGAGATGCCCGTGATCACAGTGAGAACCTCCTCTCcactggaagggaaaaaaagcagccttttattttctttcttttttgttgacTAGTATTTTATGGATTTGATGAACAACCAAAATCATAAATTAACAGGGGATAATTAGCCCGGACGTGACAAGGCTATTCCGCATGATGACAGATACACTTACCTAGAATCCCAACTGCAGTCCATTTGCCAGTCCCGCATAAGAGAGGTTTTTCTCTGGTTTAGTGCAGTCCCGAGTCAGACCAGAGTGGAACTGGGAACACGCCTCCCGGAGAGCCCAGCTGATGTAAACTTGTATGCTGTATGCATGAACCTCGTGTTCTTTACTTTCCACATGTAAGGGATAAACAACATACTGTAGTAGAAATTAGCATGCAGGAGTAAGaaatataggattttttttttgtgacaggATGTCAAGCTTTGAAAGGCAACTATTTGACACAAACGTCAAACAAACAAggattatatctttttttttttaccttacgTGTTTATAATCTCAATATACAGATTGTATATATGTAAACATTTGATAATGTTAAAAATAGCAGTTATACGTAAGTGTATTTTGCCAAATGCCTAAAGAAACAGTCATGACTAACATCATCACACTTCAAATTTTCTAATATTATGAGCAGACAACTTTGGAAATACAGAAAGTACAGTACTGTAAAACTGTGTCTCTCAGAAACTGGTGTTTGACCAAAATCTGTACTATCTTTTCAGTATCTTATACTGTCTTGACAATCTCAGTAGTATGGTAGACTGCAGAAACCAGTACAGCAGCACTTTGTCTTAATGTAAGAGGAAGCAGCCAAAATTACGTTGTTCAATGAGATGACCAGTGTATCCTCTCACGGGCATAATCAAGAATGATTTGGCAGACAACAGAGTATTTAAGTAATGTGCAGCCCAAACTTACTGGACATTTGGGAATACTTCTAGTCAATTCAGGATGTGGTGATGTGAAGTCCTTCTGGTTAGAGTTGCTGTGTATTTTTGATAGAGCATTTCAGACACTGTTTCAGATAGCAAGGTGTACCTTACGAGAAGCATAACGATTTCACTGCACTAGATAATAACAATGCTGGGCAAGTGGTCGGTTTCATTgctgtcttttaatttttatttgttactGGAATCGCCTTTATCATGTGCTTGAAAACTATGTTTGCTGCCCCTGAAGCCCACTTGACAATTTTTGGGGGTATTAAGCTGAGTACAGGTGAGTTTAGCCTAAAAATCCAGGGTGGGAGGGAACAAACCCTTTATCTTGGAGATGTTAATCTTGTGTATCAGTGGATGGTTAGATTTCTAACACCTGAGACTTCTAAACGTTGTTGTAAAACTAATGTCTTTTGATTGGGAATTATCAGTCAGTAAGAAACTGGACCATATTAAATCAGTTGATAATATACCAGCTTTCCAAAATTGACTAGTTATTAGCTTCAGGTAGTACTATTGCAGAATAAAACACCCGAttctgtgtggtgcagttgaatACCTTGCCCAACAGTCGTATGATCAATTAGATATTATTGTAATAGGAACATCTGCGGTGTTTCTGAATCTTCTACCTCTTTCATGTATTTCCTTTAATAAGTGAACCCAACACTTGCAgccttttgatatatttttttaagtctctCAATAAAGTCAAATATATGTAAGATTAAATTAAGAGATGTTTAAAGATGTCAGCAACTGTAAAGtatgtaagatttttaaaagcactatATTTTATGATTAGGCTGTATGTTGGATTATGACAAAAGATTGGCCTTGTCATTCAAATGATTTTCCTTCACAGTTGACAGGTTCTGGTAAGTATTTTGGAGAAAGTCAAATGTGAGTGAGTGCAAGTGGATGCAGACAGACCATCTGAAAGGAGCCAGTCACTTATAATTGTTTTGGAAAAAGATTCTTCACTTTTGTGAAGAGTAAATATCCGTCAGCACTGAAGAATGTTTTTTGCAAAGATTTACTTTGAGTGTAGGTAACTGGATTAAAGATAGTTGGTAGCGTGTAGCTCATGAAATTAGGGTCTGAGCCATAATCACTTGAAATCAATGTGTTTTACTGAGTTCACTGGACTTAGAGCAGGACCCTCAAGGAGTTCACCCACATTAGCACATCATGCTAACCCAGTAGCCACTGTGTTACTCTGTTGCCTGGAATCTATTTTTCCCTTCCGTATTAGTATCTTGTCTTTAGTAACTGGACTGTTCATCATGTGCCTTTTATGGTACTTTGGATACAAACTGGCATGTAATTTTGAACAATCCTGTTAGATTTCTGTGCATATTTTATGTTTACCACTGTTTACTCTTCCCTTTTGATTTTGCCTTATCAAGAAGCAGCAAGATTTGGCAGACAGAACTGGATATAACATACTGGTTGGTTGTGTAATGTTCATAGCTTCTTGTTCTGCAGACAAATGGCTCTCCTGACTGTATTTTCAATGTAGTATGTACTTTCAGCTTCTCTCTTGTTTTGGTATAATTCATTTGTGGCATATGATGATACACTTATGTGTGTAGTGTAACTTTTAACAGTAATTTTCACATTTGGAGATATGTAGTGACTGGAAGTCTGATTATGAGCACTAAGTTTGAGTTAAATAAATATTGACTTTCACTTTGATGGTCTAGAGTGAGAACATCACAGGACTTGGGTTTTTGCAGAATTCTTCTGCAGATAATTTTGCATCAGGCTGGTAACTTGGAGGCCTTGTCACTGCACAAAACTTGAACTGGCAGGGCTGTGAGCCTCTAAAGCCAGTGAAGGTCAAAGAGAGAAGTTGTTTGCTTACATTGTGTGGGTTCCTACTCTTAAAATGTAGTGTGTAATATGGAAAGCTTCCAGATTAATAactttgaagattaaaaatatttttatccacTGCAGTTACACTGGCAATAGCAATATAAATTGCCGCATAATACCTCATCCAGTCTAAAATAGAGTACTTGTATTGTCAGTAAGATAGTTCAGTCATTTTGACTCACTGAGActtatgcttttattttggtttttattttaataaatgaactAGTTATTTCCAGCTATGCTGTAGATGCCTGTTGAAGTGGGGAGGTTATCAGTTCTTCTCAAACAGAAGTAACTGTCCATACAAACATAGGACCTCCAGGATGAGCTATACTTAAGTTAGTGTTATGTATTTCAATGTGGGAGAAGAATCttgtataatttaaaataaaattaatatgaCGAACTGATGGAGACTGGAAAACAGAGATTGTGTCCAAGTAATAATGCTGCACAGTGATGCCACAGTTTAACATGTAAAAATTTACCTGCTAATTCTGAATTTGTTGACATAAGAATTTCAGTAATCCATACTGTAGACTTTTGGTGAATATACTCAGGCAATATACCAGACATGGTTGTGATTGATAACTTACATATAGTattgttatattttaaataagagtTTTAATTTTATACAGCCTATCTTTCCTTAAGTTGTGAACTTAAGTCACTACATGCTGGTTACCTGATTTGAAGTGTGACTTGACTTTGAGGATAGCTAATTCCAAATGATTTAAGAGTTCTTGATTTATAAGAGGTTGAACTTGCTAAGATGATGCACTCATTAGATAATTTTGATTGTGCTAATGAACAAATGGACCTTTGAGCTATAGCCTGAATTAAAATCAGAGAGAAACTGTGTCAGTAGATACTGTACTGAAGTCCTCTTACCTGAATCCCTGTTGCTGGTTTTAAATGAACTGAGTGGTCGTGTCAGCACCAATGTGTCAACCATTTTCAAAACCAGAGCTAAGAATAGGTGCATACACTATTACAGGCATGCATACACTACAAATTTTGAACATATTTGCAGTCATTTcattaatgaattaattaatGGATAGATGAAAGGATGAGATTCCACAGTCCTATGGGATAACAAGTTAGCTCTTAGGACTTGCTCTGTCATCGAATCCCATACCTAGCTGTTGTAAGCAAAATTATCACACTGCAGTGTAAAACAGCAAACTCTGTTCCCTTCCAGGCCCTTTCTACTCCTACTGAAAAGCATTTCCATGAATTACATCCACTAACAGCCTCTTGTGTTAATTGGCTAAGATCAGAAAGCTGCTAAGTTGATCACCTTTCCACACAGTGTCCTGGATAGGGTCTTTCCAGTGCCTCATGTCGCATGTGCAGTTTGCActggtgtgctggttttggctggggtagagttaattttctccatagtAGCTgtccaccccaccagtgagcaggctgagggtgcacaaggagttgggaagggacacagctgggacagctgacgcgAACTGAACAAACGGGTATCCCACACCGTATGACAtcatgttcagcaataaaagTAGGGGGAAGTTTGGCAGGGGGCCACTGCCTGGGGACTGTCTGGGCACCAGTcggttggtggtgagcaattgttttcaatTGCATCACTTGTCTGTCCTGGATTTTATTTATCCCtgttatttcccttttcattacaatttttattattataattactattatcattactattattattttatgtcaattattaaaactgttcttatctcaaccaatgagttttcttctcacttttatccttccAGTTCTGTTCCCCCATTCCGCTGAAGGGGGAAGTGAGCAAGTGgctctgtggtgcttagttgccgactgggtttaaaccacaacaaccgATACAGCCGTTTGGTGGCTCAGCCATCCTGTGTCTTTCTCACCCTCTAGCACTGTTGAAGGCTAAGCCTCTTTAATCACTGGGTCTGTGAACCTAAAAGCTGTGCTGTGTCCTGTTTCTCTTTCTCCAAGTCTGAAGATCATCCATTCTGTCACTTGAGTATCTTTATCATTGGCAGACTGTTTGGGCCACTGTTATGGACCACAATGTGAGATTATTtaccttatttttaaaagctttagaaTCGTGGTCTCCAAAGCCAGTTTTTTTGCCCAGAATGGATTATTCATCAGACTGCTGAGCTGATGACCCACTATTTGCATGGCTTCCAAACCATATGACATTTATCAGTATGGGATTTGACTTTGATCAGACTTCCTGAAGACAAATATGAATGAACTGCACACATATGTACAGCTTGTCATCCTGTGACTGCATGGTGGCATCATGTTCCTGTGTGCACGTAACTATTATCccaacagagcaggaaaaaagggAATGGTGAAACTGACTGTAGATGTAGCTGCAATGCAGATAGGACTCTTTGAAGTGTGATTTCACCAGAAACAGGAAGTAATAGTCTCTATCATCTACTCTAAAAAAACTCCTTCCACCTGACTATTCTCCAAGTCAGCCCATGAAAAACATTTCTGGTGCCTCGGGTATGGATGCTGATGTAAACTAAAGCTTTGGAAACAGTAGCTCATACACCCAGCATGTGGTACCTTGTCATTTCACAGCAGTTTTCTATTTAGAGAAGCACTACAACAGTCAATGCTAATATGCTATCTCAGCTCAGTGACCAAAACAAGCAGTAAAAATAAGTTCAGAACATAGAAATGTGGTCATTTGCTCACACTTGAGAAACTTTGTACCTGACTTCAACATTGGCTCACTGTCTGGCGGTTTTAGTTCTCTAAAATACAATCCACCAGTTTCAAAATCACTTTAGTTAAGCCAgctttaaactgttttaaaacttttGCTCTGTAGACAGGCCATAATTGCAATATAACTCAGAATGAGATGAGAAAGGTTGGGGAAAACAAGTGCAGAgcattttaaaaaccccacattcTCTAAGGAAGAAGTATAGGTGTCTTACGCTATTTTTAATACTAGAACATAAAATGTCAAAGCAACaagctaatttttttctgtttctgtattctaaaaaaataaatttttgtttaaagaaaatcttaACATGAGGCCTTAAGACCTTACATATTCTAACTTTAGCATGGAAAATCTATTTTTACACCATGTTAGAAATTCTGTATATAGGCCTGACTGACCTTGTAAGTATAGTGGTGCTAGGAGCTAATCATGCAATATTGTAAGGCTCTGTATAACAGTAAATGCTGATTTATTTTGGTTATTGGTACAAGGATTCCTGCTCACTGCCTGTGTAGAGACTCTGCATATTTTATGCTTGGAAATACAGTCCAGAACATATTCAAACTGTGAATAtataacctgatttttttttcttaagggtaAAGATATATACAATAGGTAGTGTTTTATATAGAATACAGTACTTATTTTTATTGTTGCATAAAtgcaaactatttttttcagaacagcaaagcattacagaattttaaaattgttgGAGAAAACACTATTTACAGTATGACCAGTTCTTTCAGCAAAGCTTTTGGGGTGATACATACCAATTGGCTCTGCCAGCTTCATTTTATGCTAACGTTTATCTTCAGCATCGCTGTAAAAAAAGCTATCTGTTTTTTCACTCATACTAGCCTGTCTTGGTAAAACATTTAGAGAGGCAAGGAGAATCATGCTTCACCACTGGGGCTGGACTAGTATTAGCAAAAGCAACCAATCTATACCATATTGTTGTCTTTGCTAGTTAAAATCCTTTAAAGAACATGCCTGATGTAGTAAAAATGTAAGATTTTGACAAACACCAAAATGAAGCATCACAATTTATTACTTTCTAGCTTTGAGTGTGATATTTTTGTCATAAACATTACAGGCATTGGGCTGTTGAATGAATCTGGCTTTCATGTAGGTAAacaaaatgttgctttttataaattaaatCATTGTAATTCCGGGTTCTAAATTCCTGCTCACTTTTAATAACAGCATCACAGTATCCACTTCTATGAGAGTATTTAATACAAATGCCTGTGGTTTTCAATGTTACTAACATATTGTAACATCAGTAAAGTGACTTTCAATGACAAAGACTGTTGTGTGTATTTTGTTCTTAGAAGTCCTTATATTTATCACTTCCTGTTTTATGtgtctctgtaaaaaaaaaaaaaaaaaaaaagatgctacacgcatgggaaaaaaaaaggctaatggCTAATAATAGAATACAGAGTAGTTTTTCAAATTCCAGGGTTGACAGTGATCCTGTGAGCTTCCCAATCGTTGTCTTAGAGTTTTACTGTTCTCAAGGCAAGTCTAAAATTCCTGTTCCTTAGTATGTCTGGAGGAAACCTAGAAAAAAATCTACACTCTAAACCATGCCCAACTGTTTGCACAAAGGTCAAGAGCGATCGTCCCACTTAATATCATACAAGCATCCTTCCCAGTACGCCTTGTGGGTAAGAAAAGTCCTTAATTCTGAGTTATAGGTGACTGTTACTCTTAAGCAGGTAACTTACTGAATCTACTCTTAATGGGAAAGCAACTTTTACACGTTTCAGGTTTTACATTGTTTTCGAGTGGGTTTCTTTAGTTATGTGACAGCAGATTCTTAGTGTTTCTTAGTTGATGTGTAAAGATGAAAGATGATGTATCCGATCGTTCCGTGAATaccatggatttttttaaatgcttatggACAACAAAATGCAATTCTTTCTTGGGTGAGCTAGAATTTATTCCTTGTTTTGGAGCAATatgttttacagttttctctGTTTCGTGATTACAAGATCCCTGAAGAAAACCCTACTGGTTCACACTTCTTGTTCTCACACCATTTCACTGCCCAGTAGCTGGTCAGTGCTAAAACAGCAATTCAGCCTGAGAAAATAAATTGAGTCAATCTTAAGTGTATTTGTTATTGGTCCTCTTCTTTCATTGCTCCAGGCAACTATTAtgcctcattaaaaaaaaaaaaaaaaaaaaagtatggaagCCAAGCTTTTATTTGTAGGTGCAATTTTAATACCACATATTCTTTTGGCAATAATTCTAATGATTTATTTATCACATAACTTCAGACCTGTATAGGAGTGTGGAACTGCAGGGAGGGGGGTGTCTCAGATCATTTAGTAAATTTTACTTATCTACAAGAATGTTATGTTCATTATTGTCTGATGTTTACTTTCATTAGTAGTTTTGGGCCTGTGGCAGGTAGATaattggaagaggaaaaaaaaataaattgcagaacGAGGTAAAACAGCTTGgtaagtgaaggaaaaaaagtggggggaaaaaaccccgcACAGGCACTCACACAGCACCTCccaccagcagccctgtgcccaaCCAGTCCCCAGGCAACACCTACTTTGGAGACttgcccacccctgccccaggtCTGTTGCTGAGCTTTACCTTAGCGTAGACTCTCCCTTTGGTCCACTGCATgttccctcccagcctcttgcctCCCCTCAGCCTACAAACTGGGTGCAGAGTGAGAAATGGAGCccctgatgctgtgcaagcactgcccAGCAACAGCTGAAACACTTGTGTAATCAATGCTGGTTTAGTCACAAATCTAAAATGCAGCAGCCTATGTATGGGCTGCTATAAAGAAAATTCCATCCCAGTCAAACCCAGTACAAGACCAGAAATACAATTAAACAAAAGTATAAAGGAAAAGTTGAGTGGGTAATGAGCATTTTGTTGAAGATGTCTCATCAGCTTTAGGGTAAAATTAACAGTAGAATAATCAAAACCCTACAAGAAGAACAGCCTTTGCTTTATACCCTTACTAACCTTGTAGGCTATCAGAGTTTTGAACAGCACCATAACTTATGTTGGCTACAGCACAAACCTTTACGGACTTCGGTCATTATGTCAGAGGTGCTTTTCCGTAGCATCCCATGTCTGTTTCCCAACTTTATGTGCAACAGGACCATGTACAATTAGCAGAATGTGGAAGTATAATCATGTCTATGcctttaaaattcatttttgagGGCAGAAAGTAGCTTCCAAAATGAAACTACAAGTGATATACAAAGGATTCTGAATTTAAGTAGTAAGTACTAGTTGCTTCTTTGGGAGAGACCAGCCAGCTTTGAATTTACAGCCCAGAAACTCGAGACCTGGATTTCACAGTATGCTTAGCAAGCTAGGGTATAAAATAGTGTCTTCAAGCAAGATTTCTGCTTTGACGattatttctgttgtttgtcCAGTGACATAGACACATAGGCATCTATGTATACACACACCCTATAGTTTTGCTTTCATTCCTTAGTACAAAGGCTCCTCCCCAAAAGTGCTCAAACCCACTAATATAAGAAATATACTCCTCTTACCATTCTTTGCATTTACAAGGCTAGCAAAAGAATCTACCTATCACTGTTCCGTGGTAGGTAGAAGTGACCAAAATTAACAAAAGTTTCATTAACTTATTTCATGGGAAAAAAGTTTGAACTACCTCTAGACAGTTGTGCTGCTCCCTCTTCCCATACAATGTCAaccttctcaaaaaaaacaaaaacaaaccccaaccaaaaaaatcccaccaaacaaaactttttttccctgaaagatcTCAGGCAAAAAAGTCTTGCCCTTCTGTATCTGCTTTCAAGTAAATTCTACAGCATTGGTAATTACTGCCGTCATCTGAAATAGTAACCTAGCAAGAATTTTTCTCAGTGGGTTTTGGCCCTTGTACGTCAAATGATGTATAGAGGCAGGAAGGCTACTTCTTAGGGTTTAAAGTGGAGGAGACGGTAGAAACATTAATTTACATGCAGCTGAGGTCTGGCAGCTTAGAAGTCTGTTGTTAAAGGGAAAGTTAATGTATAAATTGACACAGCGTAGTTTTTGTATGTTTAAAAACGTTTTATATAGTGACACAAACAGAGCAAGAATCTTACTGGACCAAAAGCCCCCTGTACAAGAGCACACTGCTAGAAGAGTTCTCTGCTATGTTTTGTTGAATCCCTGCTAAGAGAAGTTCTAACAGGCAGTCTTACACTCAGTGTATGGTGTCACAGAATTCATCTTGAATATCACTAGCTGTCAAAATAAGCAACTCAAACTTACTGATTTACTAACAGATCAGTGTAAAATGACCACTCCAAAAGCTCTTTCAGTTTGTACATCTGTCATATGCTGTCAAAGACAAAAGAATATGTATCATCTTATGTCATACACATGATACTGTTTAAGATAGAAAAAGGTAAGTTGCACATCAGGAACTGGTTTTAGTGaatcacaggaaaaaagtaaTCATTACAGAAGAATTTACTAAGTTATATATTGTGAATTGCAagtttgtgaaaataaaaacatctttaatATCACAGATTGGAAGTTAAAGACAACAGTACAAGAGTAATTTATATTcattccaaaatgaaaaaaatataagtTTGTAAAGTGATATCTTCATAAAATATGCGATTTCCAATACTGAGATACACAATCACTGGAAGATttggcaaagcaaaacacaaactgGAATGTTAATTGTGATCATCCACAGCTTGCTTCCTTTTGATTCAGATGCTCATAACACACTGTATGAACTGAAAATATAATAACCATTTATTAGATGAATGGTAGAGaacaagttttcattttttctcctaACATGTCCATTATCACTACCCTTTTCTGTAAACAAATTCAGTCCATGAACAACAAAACTTTGAAACTAAATATGAAAATTAGCTAATAgttaagcaaaacaaaacatctccTTCatagtaacaacaaaaaaaaccccaggaataCTTGAATCTAGTGTTCTCCTTTTCCTGCACAGATGCCACCAAGAAGACAAGACCTGACTGAATGCAATTTCTGTCTGTCCCCACCATACCTCCCCCAGCCTTTTCTGGGAAGAATGGCTACCAAgccttaaaacaaaaaagaataaaaagttacAGAGAGTGATGTTAGCAAGCAATGTAGCTTCTTATAACTTCCTGAACCATGCTGGTAATAAGTCCAGACAAAAATGCACAACAACATTTTAGAGAACTCTAAATATGTGAGTAAAGAGTCAAGAAAACCCAGAACCTCTGTGCTCTCAGATAATACCATAAGCAAGGGAAGACAAACACAAACTCAAAATCGTTATGTGTGTCTTCAGTTTTAAGTTTTCCTTTAGTTTTACCCTGTAATTTTAAATGATTCTTTAAAGTTCACTTACATCATCATAGTGGAAGTTCACAAAACCTTGCTGAGATGTATCCCTTCTTCTAAAGCATTCTGCAAAAATgcagtaagaaaacaaaacaggaaccAGGTAAGAAGaattacagttaatttttttaaaatgcattgtaCTTTCAAAAAATTCTGCAGGCCACATAAATGAGAACTCATGAAGAACACTGCAATTCATTCCAAGACTTATTTTAAGAGCCTCTTTAATCACgtaacaagtaataggacaagaggtaatggccccaaattacaccagggaaggtttagactggatattaggaagtatttctttacagaatgggttgttgggcgttggaatgggctgcccagggaggtggtggagtccccatccctggaggtgtttaagagtcgggccgacacagtgctgagggatatggtgtagttgggaactgtcagtgttaggttaacggttggactggatgatcttcaaggtcctttccaacctagttgattctgttcttaattttcatatttatcaTATACAATTCCTTATGTTCTGCTTCCCAATTTTGATAACATAACTCTTCTAGTCTCTGGAACAAACCCTGCATTAGTTTTAAGTCCATTTTTTTAATGGGGATTTACAAAATCATAATCTATAATCGTTCCAGTTTTGCCTGTAAACTCTACTGAAAGAAACTCATTTTGTGGAATGTAAAAGTTAAAGTTGAACTTGAGGTGAGTAATCAGATTTTGTTAAATAACAATCTATTATGGGGAAGATAGCAACAAGGGTTTAATCCAGCATACCAGTGAGAGCTCTGAGTTTAACACAGCAGGCAATGTAATCATCAAATGTAATCTTTCCTTGAGTGCTGTATCGCCTTGTAATTGCAGTCACTGCCTGTGGGCTCAGTCTAAACcctatttgaaaagaaaaagtctgTATTCAGAAGACAGGCAAGTTGACAGAATCCAACacatttttaattggaaatatCATGTGTCAGTT is a window of Athene noctua chromosome 2, bAthNoc1.hap1.1, whole genome shotgun sequence DNA encoding:
- the SRI gene encoding sorcin isoform X2, whose amino-acid sequence is MISMLDRDMSGTLGFNEFKELWAVVNGWKQHFLSFDNDRSGTVDRQELEKALMNMGFRLSPQAVTAITRRYSTQGKITFDDYIACCVKLRALTECFRRRDTSQQGFVNFHYDDFIQCVMSI